The following are encoded together in the Mycobacteriales bacterium genome:
- a CDS encoding ISL3 family transposase, whose amino-acid sequence MTQQVRSAFVVFEPSEIVQALVGLKDVRVLYYERRGPQVDLVIEQVVTDPQCPSCDGPARVKERPLVRYVDLPVYGAPMRLGWRKHRMRCPDAGCPRRSWVLGDHRIAAKGCLLTTRSAKWATVQVGGGRTVSEVAGELDCDWHTVNDAVTTYGEALLAADRKRWTKTRAIGLDETSFVRLADAHTSYATTVCDVEHHQIIEILPSRHFVDVAGFLDKQSAGWKGQIAFGALDMSNTYAAVYTVVLPKAAQVVDAFHVIRLANLALDTVRRRVQNEQTGHRGRRGDPLYRARRLLVAGEERLTDKATQRLTSLLALGDPHAEVAIAYRVKERLRDFYRERDPDQARAILTELIAHCHRPAMPAELRKLGETLKRWFDKICNYHLARVSNGPTEALNNLIKRIKRIGFGFRNFDNYRIRALLYAGKPNWRVLNSIIVR is encoded by the coding sequence GTGACCCAACAAGTTCGAAGCGCCTTCGTCGTGTTCGAGCCTAGCGAGATCGTCCAGGCACTGGTGGGGCTCAAGGACGTCCGGGTTCTGTACTACGAGCGTCGCGGGCCGCAGGTCGATCTGGTGATCGAGCAGGTCGTGACCGACCCGCAATGTCCGAGCTGTGACGGTCCGGCGCGGGTGAAGGAGCGCCCGCTGGTCCGGTATGTCGATCTGCCGGTCTATGGCGCCCCGATGCGACTGGGCTGGCGTAAGCACCGGATGCGCTGCCCTGATGCGGGGTGTCCGAGACGCAGCTGGGTGCTGGGCGATCATCGGATCGCGGCGAAGGGCTGTCTGCTCACGACCCGGTCGGCGAAGTGGGCGACTGTGCAGGTCGGTGGCGGCCGGACCGTGTCGGAGGTCGCTGGCGAGCTGGACTGCGACTGGCACACGGTCAACGACGCGGTCACGACTTACGGTGAGGCGCTGCTGGCGGCGGACCGTAAACGCTGGACCAAGACCCGAGCGATCGGGCTTGACGAGACCAGTTTCGTGCGGCTCGCCGACGCTCACACCAGCTACGCGACGACGGTCTGCGATGTCGAACATCACCAGATCATCGAGATCCTGCCCAGCCGTCATTTCGTTGACGTCGCTGGGTTTCTGGACAAGCAGTCCGCCGGCTGGAAGGGCCAGATCGCCTTCGGCGCGTTGGACATGTCGAACACCTACGCCGCGGTCTACACCGTGGTGCTGCCGAAAGCGGCGCAGGTCGTCGACGCCTTCCACGTCATCCGTCTGGCCAACCTGGCGTTAGACACCGTCCGGCGCCGGGTGCAAAACGAGCAGACCGGTCACCGCGGCCGCCGTGGTGACCCGCTCTACCGCGCTCGGCGGCTGCTGGTCGCCGGCGAAGAACGCCTGACCGACAAAGCGACCCAACGTCTGACCTCGCTGCTCGCCCTCGGCGACCCCCACGCCGAGGTCGCGATCGCCTACCGGGTCAAAGAGCGACTCCGCGACTTCTACCGCGAACGCGACCCGGACCAGGCCCGAGCGATCCTCACCGAGCTCATCGCACACTGCCACCGACCCGCCATGCCAGCCGAGCTCCGCAAGCTCGGTGAGACCCTGAAACGCTGGTTCGACAAGATCTGCAACTACCACCTTGCCCGCGTCAGCAACGGGCCCACCGAGGCACTGAACAACCTGATCAAACGGATCAAGCGGATCGGGTTTGGGTTCCGCAACTTCGACAACTACCGGATCAGAGCACTGCTCTACGCCGGCAAACCGAACTGGCGAGTACTGAACTCGATCATCGTCCGATGA